Below is a window of Ochotona princeps isolate mOchPri1 chromosome 19, mOchPri1.hap1, whole genome shotgun sequence DNA.
CAGTTTACTAAGTCACAGAGCCCACCCACCTGGTGAGTACATCTTAGAATATTCTTCTGCTCATCCAAGCACCTTACAGCCTAACTGAAATGATCCACCTTCTTGACAGTAATGAAAATTACTTTTCTGCCCAGACGTGAACGCACCTAAAGTATAACCGTAACATATGTATTTACAGACGTGCTTCAAGATTTAACAGCTAAATGTATCCCTTTTAGCTGGGTATACTTAAACCTGCCaattaaattcataaataaaGTTGAAATAGATTAATACTTCACATACTCTTTAGAAGACAGAAATCTCTACATAAATTATAAGTAACCTAAAGTTAAAATGAGTTATATTTCTATATGTGTGAGAGTGCATGAGCTGTATGGGAGTGACTGACTTTGCACTGATCTGGAGTGTCACGCTTGTCCCTTAGTGATCTCCAAGGAGAGTTCATAAGAACAAGCCGAGGTGAAGGCAAGTCCGTGAAAGTCAGGTGAGAAGATATGGTAGACCTGGGCCCAGGCCCTTCACGGCTCAGCAGTCAGGTGGCATGCGATCACCCGTCAGAGCTTTCTCGAATCACACATTTTTTCAACTCCAAAAGAACAGGAAGATACCACTGACTGCAGGTAAGAGTCAAATCAGTTTCTCAGGTATCTTTTTAAGCCTGAAATTCAAGGGGATGACAAAAATACAATGGATTTGAAGAAGCTCTTAGACAAGTGGGCCCAAAGCAGGATCCCACCGAGCCTGCCCACTGGCGCCCGTGTTTGTGCCACTTTTCCCCTGGACAAGGGCTGGACCCACACCTTGGTCACTGCTGACACGTGGTTCAAGAAGACCATGACTTCCATCTTTCTCTCCCTACCCCTTCTTAATCTTATCTTTCCCAAAGGAAGCTATTCTTCATGTGGTGTCCTGCTCCACCCAGGGACAAGGAACCGAGTGACTGTCTACCAACAGCTAGCCAGCAATGGAGGCCCTCAGGCCCACAGTCCCCAAGGGCTGAACAGGACACTGGCATGCAAGCCAGCTACAAGGCGGGTCCGACCGAGCACTCAGAGCCCCCAGCTCTCCCTTCCCAGGGCTGCCTCCTCCCACTGCCACAGCACAGACATGGGTAACAGGAGTGAGTCTTCTGACCTGGACTTCATCCTCCTGGGTCTCTTCCCTGGCATGAAACATGTCACCTTCCTGGTCTCAGCCATCCTCCTGATTTACACCGTGGCTCTGGCTGCCAACTCAACACTTGTCCTTCTGATCTGGGCGGACACTCGCCttcacacacccatgtacttccTGCTCAGCCAGCTGGCTCTCATGGACCTGTCGCTAATCTCTAGCACTGTGCCTAAGATGGCAGCCGACTTCGTCTCAGGGAGGAGGAACATCTCACGGGTGGCCTGTGGAGTGCAGATCTTCTTCTTCCTGACTCTAGGCATTGCCGAGTGCATCCTCATCACCCTCATGGCCTATGACCGGTACGTGGCCATCTGCCAGCCCCTGAGATACGCCCTCCTCATGAGCCAGGGGGTCTGCTGGCGCATGGCTGCACTCTCCTGGGCCGGGGGTGCCCTTCTCTCCCTGGTGCACACCGCCTATGCTATGCACTTCCCTGTCTGTGATTCCAAGATTTCCCATTTCCTCTGCGAGGTCATGGCCATCCTAAAGCTGGTCTGCGAGGACATCTCTGCCTATGAGAAAGCTGTGGTGGCCACAAGTATTGGGGTGCTCTTCATTCCCTTGTCCTTCATCTTGACTTCATACACCCTCATCTTCCTTGCTGTTCTCCGCATGAACTCCCCTGAGGGCAGGAACAAGGCCCTagccacctgctcctcccacctgGCTGTGGTGAGCCTCTACTTTGGCCCTGCCATGCTGGTCTACATGAGGCCAAGTTCCTCCCACAGCCCCAAGCTGGACCAGGTTCTCTTCATGCTCGCTGCCATCCTGACCCCAATGCTGAACCCcctcatctacagcctgaggaacaagGAGGTGCTGGGGGCTCTGAGCAAGCTGTTAGGCTGCTGCCCAAACTCACACTAGAACCTCTAACGTGGTAAACATCAATCCCAGACTGGTTTGAGCTACATCAGCCCTGTTTGGACGCCAAGGCCTCTGGCCTTTGAGGTTCGAAACTGCAATGGCAATGTTGGCTCTATAAATTCAGGACATGCAGACATAGAAGCAGAGAAATGTGCTATGATCTGTCACCTTTCCCTGAGGGCGTCAGGCTCTCACTCTGGGACTATGGCCTTCCAGCGCTGACAATGGTGATGGAGGGTGGTGCTGGTGTCGCTGAGAGAGAATCAAGAGGGTGAAGCAGAGATGTGGTGATGGTGAAATTTTGCTGAGAAAGAAGTGAATCAATGATGTCAAGGAGAAGCACAACAGATCCGGCCCTTGAGAAAGGCCTACCACTTCTAAAGCCCAGCAAAGCTCCAGATTCCAAACCATCGGGAAGTGAAGCCAAAAACAGAGGAGTGTAAGGTAGAGGGCTACACTGGACTATCTCTAAGGCTTTTCCAAGCCCATGCAAAGAAACACCTCATGTTATGGAATACTGTGCTAGTTAACCTTTTCTTTTGTGAGGTTACCCGCCCTGGTGGCAATGGACAGTTGGGTGCAGGTTTCAGCCAGCGGATGAGTGTGAGCACTGTTTACATTTCTATCACCTTTGTGCACGTGACGTTCCAGGAACGAGCATTCACAGCTCAGCAGAGGATAACAAAGCGGATGGGGCTGAATCTGCAGGTGTAGAAAGATCGCCATTCTAATACGTGGCAGTGTGGGCTACACAGACTACAGTGAAGGGCTGGCAGCTCGCTGACACATCAACCACCAGGCGACTGACCCTGCTGAGTGACGGAATCAGAGTGGGAAGCTCTTCAGCCAGCCAGCAGAAATGCAGCAGAGACACGGAGGAATAAGATCAGCTGGGAATTGGAAGGACCCTAAGTCATCCTGAAATCCTCCAAACCAGATGACTTCAACCCAAAATGTCGGAGGGAGTACATGGAAGAAATGTATGGATCTAAAAACTGAATATATagcaatgcaaaggctttaggacATTGCTTATATCAGTGATTATTGTAAATTATCCATGCAAAGAAGCAATGACTGTGCCAAACAAGATGTATGACCGAGGGCCCagcgcattagcctagtggcaaagGTCCTCGTCTAaccatgccaggattccatatggcaccagttctaatcccggcagcctcacttcccatccacctccctgcttgtgacctgggaaagcaggagaggacggcccaaagccttgggaccctgcacccatgtgggagacccagaagagactccgggctcctggctttggatcagtgcagctccggccactgtggctacttgaggagtaaatcagcagatggaagatcttcctctctgtctctctctctgtatatgtgcctttccaacaaaaaaataaataaatctttaaaaatgtatgacaGGGGTGTCAGGCTTCACTCAGGTATCGGCGATCATCTCCATTTCAGACTATAAAGCTGAGTGCCTTATGCTAATGTGAAGAAATAACAGATTCGTCTGCCAGGTTTGATACACTTAGAGAGCCAGGCTAGCACTGTCTCAGGGAAGCGAAGGCATGGCGTGTGCAAGGCCATGTGACGGCCATTCAGTCTCCCTGAGGACCTGCAGCACGATGCCCCGAGCCATCAACCCCAGACAAAGCCCTGATCCACCTGCAGGTGCCGCAGGGAGCCGCCCACCTGAATGAGACTTCACcgggaaaagagaagaggaacCACACTTCTCATCTGCTTCTGAGTTTGGGGGCTGCAACACCCCACATTTTGTCTGAACTCTGTTCTGCTAAGCAAGAACACAGCGAGGCTTTCACAAAttgagtttaaaacaaaaaaaaaagcagcagcagagaacctggaAAGGCAAATCACCAGACAAAGCTCACTGGTCAGCAGGGCCAGTGTGGGGGAAGATGGGGTCTAGCAGCCAGGAGGACCCCACTGCCCTGTCAGAACTTCCCTTCCCATCGAGCAAGTGACTGGGGAGAAACCTATGCCTTGCAGTCTAACTGGCAATTAGGAATGTCTGATGAGGTGGGGTCAGCTCAGTCGCTTGTcatgctaaccctctgcctgcagtacccagcatcccacatgggcactggttccagtccaagctactccacttctcatccagctctctgctaatggcctgggggaagagggggatggctccagttcttgggtccctgcacccacgggggagacctggagggagtgcctggctcctggctttgggtccgtCAGCTTGGGCCACTTCAGCCATTTGGAGcacaaaccaggagatggaaaccctttctctctgtgtgtcttttttttttttttttgtaaatctatcatttacaaataaataaacctattttttaaaaaggaaaatgtctcACGAGAGAAGAAAAAGTTTTATGCAACTTCATTTCCTAAAGTTCCCTAAAagtcagatatttaaaaaaaaaaaacagaaaacatcaaaaacctctttctttcacacacacacaatcatgtaAACAGAAATATATAACTGTAAGTGTTTAAAAGAAAGGATAAAATATGATCAATAAAATATGATTTGTGAGACAGCCAAATAGAGGCCCAGCATtcccactctcccctcctcctccggCGGAAGCAGTCATGCTCTCAGGCAAGTGCCCAAGGTGGGCAAGGGGTGCGGATCCTGGAACCGAGACAAGGCACCTGCAGGGTTTGCGGAACTGGGGGCAGCACAGAAACATGGCACCTCAGAACCATGGGGCTGGCCCCGCGGGGGCGGGAAGGGCCCTGGGGAAGTCACCAGCAAGGCCGCCCCAGCAGGGCCGCACAGGCTGGGAGGCCGGCGAGGGGCGCCCAGGCGGCACACCAGGCAGCTCTCCCATTTTCATCCCAATCCCCAGAGCACGGGCTGCCGCAGAGGAGGGAGCCATGGTCAGCATCCAgtctcccccgccccaccccacacAGAGCCCACCACATCAGTAAAAACACCCACAGCCTCACAATCCCAaccaaacagagcagcaggacggGGAGCCCAGAACCCTGGTCCACACAGCACTCCCCAAGATGGAGGGAGGCAGCTGTTCCAAGCCAGGCCCCACTGGCCCTCTGGGAcagccccctccctgcttcccttcctgaTGCCGGCAACAGTCTATGGCCAACTGGGACACACCGAAGCGGGGCGTGCGGGCACCACTCCTTGCCCTGGTCCTCACCGCAGCCCCAACGCCCACGCTGGGACTAGGTGAGGGCACTCACCAGCCACCACAGCCCCCATGCCCATGCTGGCACTGGGAACAAGCACCCACTCCCTCGCCATGGGTCACGGAAGAACAAAGCGCCAAGACTACAGGGTGGTGTCCACCTGCGGCCAAAGCAACAGCCGCCTCCCCAAGCCACACCGACACCAGCGGCAGGAAGGCCGCGCTCTGAAAGCCACCCGTTCCCAGGGGACGTGCGAGCGTGCGCGAGGTCAGGCCACCCGGGGGGCGTGAGGAGGCCACGTCAGGTCACCCGGGGGGCGTGAGGAGGCCACGTCAGGTCAcccgtggggtgtggggaggCCTGGTCACCCGTGGGGGGGACGTGAGGAGGCCGGGTCACCCGTGGGGGGAATGTGAGGAGGCCTGGTCACCCGTGGGGCGCGGGGAGGCCGGGTCACCCGTGGGGCGCGGGGAGGCCGGGTCACCCGTGGCGACGTGAGGAGGCCTGGTCACTCGTGGGGTGTGAGGAGGCCGGGTCACCCGTGGGGCGCGGGGAGGCCTGGTCACCCGTGGGGACGTGAGGAGGCCTGGTCACCCGTGGGGTGTGAGGAGGCCGGGTCACCCGTGGGGCGCGGGGAGGCCGGGTCACCCGTGGGGCGCGGGGAGGCCGGGTCACCCGTGGGGACGTGAGGAGGCCTGGTCACCCGTGGGGTGTGAGGAGGCCGGGTCACCCGTGGGGCGCGGGGAGGCCGGGTCACCCGTGGGGCGCGGGGAGGCCTGGTCACCCGTGGGGCGCGGGGAGGCCTGGTCACCCGTGGGGACGTGAGGAGGCCTGGTCACTCGTGGGGCGTGAGGAGGCCGGGTCACCCGTGGGGCACGGGGAGGCCGGGTCACCCGTGGGGACGTGAGGAGGTCTGGTCACTCGTGGGGTGTGAGGAGGCCGGGTCACCCGTGGGGCGCGGGGAGGCCGGGTCACCCGTGGGGTGTGAGGAGGCCGGGTCACCCGTGGGGCGCGGGGAGGCCGGGTCACCCGTGGGGCGCGGGGAGGCCTGGTCACCCGTGGGGTGTGAGGAGGCCTGGTCACCCGTGGGGCGCGGGGAGGCCGGGTCACCCGTGGGGCGCGGGGAGGCCTGGTCACCCGTGGGGCGCGGGGAGGCCGGGTCACCCGTGGGGACGTGAGGAGGCCTGGTCACTCGTGGGGTGTGAGGAGGCCGGGTCACCCGTGGGGCGCGGGGAGGCCGGGTCACACAGCAGGTCTCCTGAGGAGCTACAGCCCCACCCCAGAGCTCAGAGGAGCCGCTCAGGCCGGTGGGGAACCCAGACTCCGAGGGAAGCCGCGAGGCACAGGGCCAGACCCACTGGCGGTGGTGGCGGCAGGTCCCCACTTACCTGTCTCAGAAGGGCTCCACACGATGCTGGGGTCAGCGGCGAGTGGGCGGGCGAGAAAAGGGAGCGTACCCGGGGGACCCGGAGCCCCATCTGGGGTGCTGCCAGAGCCCACCGGCGCACTTCCGGCACTTCCGGCCGGCCTGCGCGCGGCCCTCGAGGCGGCTCCCCGGGCGGCGGGCGCGTGGGCCGGCGCTTCCTCCCGCGCCGGAAGCTGCCCCGCGCCATGGCGGCCGCCCCGCGCCTCCCGAGCTGCTCGAGGCCGCTGGAGGGGCGCGTGGAGGCGGCGGCCCGGGCTGGACGGGGCGGCTCCGCGCTGCTGCAGCAGGCCCGCCACACGGGTGGACTGACTCCTGAGGCCCAGTGGCGCTGCCCGTCGCCCGCCTCGCGGCCATGCAGCGCAGGAGGAGGCCGAGGAGGCCGAGGAGGCCGGGCGCCCGCAGAGCGCCCACCAGTACTGGGGCTGCGCACCTGAGCCCGGTCGGCCTGTCATCGTGGTGTATTCCAGTTTATTAAGTGGAATGAAAAGTGCActgaaaattataattttaaaattataaattttatttatagaattgCATTTATGTAAGCATATATGAAATATCGTTATACATTTATAATAAATGGATCGCACTttgaaaaacagtaaaaattCATTCTACTCAAAAATAAGTAGAAAGGCAACTCATGATCTGAGTAAGAAATTCAGCAAAAAGTGAGAACTTGAAGAACCAAACAAAAGTCTGGGAAGTGAAGACTTCAAttgaattttcatttgaaatttcaACTTCAGTGGAAAATTTCAAGAAGCTAGACCAAATAGCAAAATTGTTTGAGCTTGAAggaacatcttttaaaatatgccaGCCAGAGCCAGTGTTGTGACCCAGCTACACCTgccctgctggcatcccatactgaaggTTGGTAGTGAATTTACTGAAGTTTAATTCTAGTTTTCATCTCCAGAGATAGAAACATTAAGCAGAGACTGGTATTGCATGTAAATAGAAAATTAGGAAgtgtttgggcccagcgcaatgacctagcggctaaagtcttcaccttgaatgcactgggatcccatatgggcaccagttctaatcccggcagctccacttcccatccagctccctgcttgtggcctgggaaggcagtcgaggacggcccaaagccttgggaccctgcacccgcgtgggagacctggaggaagttcctggctcctgctctgaaTCGGccaagcaccagccattgcactcacttgaggagtgaatcatcagacagaagatcttcctctctatctctcctcctctttgtatatctaactttgtaataaaataaataaatctttaaaaaagagagattagGAAGTGAGTGAGTAAGTATAAATTTACATGTAATTGTGGCCTGCTCTGCACAGAAATACATAACATGAATGGACAAGACTTGCTAATAaacaagggagagaagaaaagctgAAAGTGGTACCCAGCGGTTGAGCAGGTCTGTGTGGACACAGGAGGGCGGGGATGGAGAAGGTACGTTGGAGAACACAGCCCAGTACTTCTTCAAAGGTCCAAGCTGGACAGCAGAGTCTCACACCCCCGGCTCCCTCACACCCCAtgttccccagtcccagctgtgccatGGGAAGGTGACAGCTTTGATGAGCGGGACAcatggtgggggcggggggtggaCGCAGGGGCCTCGTGACCTGGGCTCTGCACACCTAACAGCATGCCTGTCCCATACCACTGtgagtgccggtttgagtcccagctactcccagtccagctctgtgataatggacctgggaaagcaatggaagacggcccaagtgcttaaggaccctgctacccagatgggagacccagacctgGACGTTGTGGCaatctaggggagtgaaccagcaggtggaaaatactTGACTTCCtctcagaggtgtgtgtgtgtgttgttgtttctAGAATGCTCCCAATGGTTTTTCTTTTCGATGgaattttttaatgaagatttacTTTATGGcccgacacagtggcctagtggctaaagttctcaccttgaacatgccgggatcccatatggccctggATCTAATCCTggcctccccacttcccatccagcttcctgcctgtgacctgggaaagcaggagaggacagcccaaagccttgggaccctgcacccacatgggagacccagaagaagttcttggctcctggcttcggatcagtgcaacatcagccattgtagtcacttagggagtgaatcatcggacagaagatcttcttctctatctgtttatctgactttgcagcaaaaataaaataaacctgaaaaaatatatacttttttttaattggaaagacagatttacagagagaaggaaagacaggtcttccgtccactaattcactccctaagtggccacaatggctgggtctcctatgtgggggcagggtcccaaggctttgggccagcctttgCTGCCTATTTttacgccacaagcagggagctggatcagagccagaacagccaggactagaaccagctcccacatggtaTTCTGGCGcggcaggcggaggattagcctgttgaaatgtagtttttgttgctgttgttctgttcttcttgtgtttgtttttacagagagaggagagacaagagaaggtcctccatccacttattcaattgagccaatttgaaatcagaagccaggagcttgaaaaaCAACCTCgtcagggaaaggaaagaaaaagaggggaaaGCATGATAGTTCTGGGGCTTCGGGGGCCGTGAAACAGGCAGGTGCTGCTGTGTGGGGACGCAGAAGGCAAGGGGACAGACGCCAGAAGCCCGGTCACTGGCAGAATAGTCAGGACTTGCCTGGCCTCGTAGCAGGTGTGGACACTCAGGGACAGCAGGGGCATGGGGTTCCAGAAGAGAATCTCACCATGCCACATGACAGTCAAACTTCCAAGAGCTCAAGGCAGTTCTGAGACTGCCAAGGCCCACCTGGGCGAGCCATCTTAGACTGAGTCAGACTTCTCGGAAGCCGTGCACGCCAGCCGCAAGTGCAGTCACATATCCCAGGTTCCCCTGAAAACCAAGGATAGACACTCCACCCGCTATCCACTCTCTGCAAATCGCTTGgtcaaagcagcagaggggggccaaggccttgggctccttcacccgtgtgggagacctggaagcagctcctggctcctggctcctggctcctggctccagagctgggccaccctggctgttacagccatttgggaagtgaactagtggacggaaggctgttttctctcttcctatctAACTCTCCTCTCTGCCAGGACCACACTCCTCTTCCTCCAGGGCACTCAGAATCTCCAACAGCCTGGCTGCCCGTGTCCATGAGCAGGCCCCACTCCCTGTGGTGACGCCTCTGCAACAACAGGAAGGCGTCAGACACGCCCACGCCAAGAGCTCAGGCCACAACAAGCCACAGCAGGCCACAGTGGGCCACAACAGGCCACAACGGGCCACAGCGGGCACAGCGGCCACAGTGGACCACAGCAGGGCACAGCGGGCCACAAAGGGCCAGTGGGCCACAGCGGGCCACAACAGGCCACAACAGGCCACAGCAGGGCACAGCGGGCCACAGCGGGCCAGTGGGCCACAGTAGGTCACAGCGGCACCGCCACAGGCAgcctcccaggcctggccagccTAGCAGGCTCTGGAGGGCTGTGCCTTTCCAGGGTGGGAGGAGGCCTGCGCTGGCAGCACCCGCTCTGCTTCTCATaccagccagcacccccacaCCCTAATGACTCCACAAGAACACCCCCTGCTACCCCAGCACCCAGAGTCACAAGGTAGATAGGGTGCTCAAGGTAGACTGTCCACAAGCTCAAGTTCAACCAAAAAAATGCAGACCCTCCCCGCCAGCCTCACTGCCCGTTGCTGCCTCAGGCATCCCCGACCTCAGGACGACAGCAAGGCACCTGCCTGAGCTCTGTGTGGCCAGGAAGGGAGGTCCTTCTGTGGGCACTGCCATGACAGGTCTGGGGGCACAACAGGCACTCCACACCTTCCCAGCCTCACAAAGACATGAGGCAGATCCAGCCCCCACGGTCCCAGCTCCTGTCCGCCCCAGACTCATCCTGCTGTGTTTGCGTCCCGCCATGGGAAGTGTGCCAGGGCCTGCCGCGTCTGTCATATTCTCCCATCATGCCACAGGAAATGCGCCAGGGCCTGCCGCGTCTGTCATGTTCTCCCATCACGCCGACACATGGGGGCCACAACTCCATCTTCTCTCCAGCTCTCCCCTCGTGCCCTCCCGTCCTCCTTGCTGGTGGTCATGGACACCAGCAGTTTAGtgaggccaaggccaggggcAGGGCCTCTCAAACACACCCCTACCTGGAGGCTGAGGCCATGGTGAGTGGCAGGACATGGCCGTACCTACTCAGAGTCCACGTGTCTGAAAGACAATGAGAGCCAGCTCAGAATCACACCATGGTGAGCGACAGTGGGTCCTGTCCCTCATTCAGGGGTCAGTGGCCAAGGGACGGCGCCGAGCTTCCGTCCTCACACCTGTGTCCACCCAAGGGCACGCTGCTCACAGCCAGCACTACCAGGTGCATCTGTGCTGCGTCCTGCATGCTGTGGGACAAATCCCAGCAGCAGGGCCACCCAGAGCCAAATGCTTCCCCTAACACTGCCAAGCCCCTGGGCAACAGCCGGGAGAGGCGTGCGTCCGGCCAGCGTCCAAAACGTGGTGTGCGACCAAGACATTGAGTGCCATTGTACACATGCTGCATCAACGCTACTCCAATAGCCACAGCCGCTACTCTGCAACAGGGAAGTTCTACACACGCTAAGGCCTCATTACACACCCAGGAAGACAACACCAGAGCGTCAATGAGGCTCCGACCCTGTCAAATGCCCAACAGCCCCACAGAGGCGTCTCAGAGCCCAAAGGGGCCCCACACCAGGCTCTCCAGCTCCCCCTCTTCTAAGCAGGCTGCTAGATCACTCCCAACAAtggctgggatgggagcagatgcCGCAGAGGTGGGACCTCTAAGATGCTGCCCTCTAGGCCTCCTGCCGGATCCACCCTTTACTCTGAGGGGTGCACCTGCCATTCTGTGCTGCCTTCCAGCAGCAACCCGGAGGAGCCCCAGGTCCCCTCATTCGCATCAGCCATGAGAGGCTGGAGGGTCAGGTGGGTGCCAGGGGTGCACCAAGGACCCGGTGTTTGCTCTACGGGCACACCTTTAGCAAGCTCCTTCCTAAGGGGAAGACGGTGGCCCAGACCAGGGCCATGCGGGAGCGGAAGGCCCAGCGAGCTGCTTCTGGCACATGTTGAGAAGCTGGCTCCAAGACCACGAGAGTCACTCCTGGCCAACGGGGCTCTGCAGGCTGACCAGGCTGGAGCCACCCGGGACTGGGTTGAGGAAGCCCACCACAGCCCGCCCTCGGCTCCCAGGCCCCGCCCACAGCCCTCCTTGGCGCCCACGCCCCGCCCACAGCGCCCACGCCCCGCCCACAGCCCTCCTTAGTGCTCAGGCCCCGCCCACAGCGTCCAGGTCCCGCCCACAGCCCGCCCTCAGCGCTCAGCCCCGCCCACACGCCCAGCCTACTCACCCGGCCCCGCCCCTTCCCCAGCCGCTCTGTCCCGCCCCGCCCCGCAGCGCCCCCTCGCGGCCCGGGCGCTTGTGCCTGGAAGCCCATGGTCCCGGCCCAGGCCCGCCTGCCGTCCGCGCACCGCTGCGAGACAGCGCCGCGGCAGACTCGGCAGCCCCGCACTCCAGCCACGGCCGTGCCTGCGGCGCCACCTGGCCCACGCAAGCCTGCGCCGAGGCCGAGCCTAGGCTGGCAGCAGGCGTCGCGGCTGCGCAACATCCGCACAGGAGTGAGCCTAGAGCTTGGGCCCGCCACGCTCGCCACGCCCGCCTGACTGAGCCACTGTCACCATCAGGGCTCTGACTGAGCCACGGTCACCATCAGGGCTCTGCCTGAGCCGCGATCACCGTTGGGGGGTCTGACTGAGCCGAGGTCACCGGTGGTCGGGGGTCTGACTGAGCCACTGTCACCGTCAGGGCCTGACTGAGCCATGGTCACCATCAGGGTCTGACTGAGCCACGGTCACCATCAGGGCTCTGCCTGAGCCATGGTCACCGGTGGTCAGGGGTCTGACCGAACCACGGTCACCGTCAGGGGTCTGACCGAGCCATGGTCATTTTCAGGGGTCTGACTGAGCCATGGTCACCATTGGGGGTCGGGGGTCTGACCGAGCCACAGTCACTTTCGGGGGTCTGACTGAGCCGAGGCCGAGCTCGCAGAGCTGAGGGCACACCCAGCTCAGCGTGGCTGGACCTGCACTGCACGCACAGGGCCCCAGGAGAGGGACCAGGGACAACTGGGATGAAGGAGTAACGGCCACTCTGTGCCTCTCCGGCTTGGGCTCTGCGTGCCCGCCACACGGGCATCCCCGGGTAGAGTCCTGGCCGCTGTGTTTCTGACCCACGAGGGGGACAGGTGCCGGAGACTGGGCACATCACCCGGTGAATGGATTCATGCTGAGTGAAAGGGCTGCCAGCTGCCCACTCCCCCGGGGCTAATGCTTTGACCTTGGGCTTAACAACCTCCTTGCATTGCAACAGTCTGTCCGTGGTTTTCTGTTACGGTGGCATTGAACTAACACAACGTTAGAGGAGTCGTTGCTCTTTTCCATGTCTCTAATTCTGACACGGCACAAACAGGATTGAAGTGAACATGAAGAGTATGTCCTCTAAAAACATGTGTAAAAGGTATgttgtatttatctgaaattcagtaatttaaaaatgattacttcTTTGAAGGAGTTAGAGAGAGTGATAGCTTCAGTCTGACTCACTCGTGGACGGCTGCAgcttgggaaccaggagcttcagccaggtcgcCCCtgcgggtggcagggcccaagcat
It encodes the following:
- the LOC101523685 gene encoding olfactory receptor 2V1-like; amino-acid sequence: MGNRSESSDLDFILLGLFPGMKHVTFLVSAILLIYTVALAANSTLVLLIWADTRLHTPMYFLLSQLALMDLSLISSTVPKMAADFVSGRRNISRVACGVQIFFFLTLGIAECILITLMAYDRYVAICQPLRYALLMSQGVCWRMAALSWAGGALLSLVHTAYAMHFPVCDSKISHFLCEVMAILKLVCEDISAYEKAVVATSIGVLFIPLSFILTSYTLIFLAVLRMNSPEGRNKALATCSSHLAVVSLYFGPAMLVYMRPSSSHSPKLDQVLFMLAAILTPMLNPLIYSLRNKEVLGALSKLLGCCPNSH